From Paenibacillus physcomitrellae, the proteins below share one genomic window:
- a CDS encoding phosphotransferase family protein, whose protein sequence is MQDEKIIGKGNTATVYEWEEGKVLKLFVKGYPTMAVEREFLNAKAINLMNFAKPKAYEMIYYEEQTGIIYDRVEGETLLDWVLKTGDLQGCAVYMASLHKSIVLNKVNHVPDSKEFLKSNILNASSLNKEEQERVLDILSRLKEGDTLCHGDFYPGNILLLNGQTTVIDFMNVCRGDFLYDVARTVYLVQYTPVPADADDKETLLQLKKTLADLYLIEMSVTREMIQDYITVIAAARKGECPNEFN, encoded by the coding sequence ATGCAAGATGAGAAAATAATAGGTAAAGGAAATACAGCAACTGTATATGAGTGGGAAGAAGGTAAAGTGCTTAAGCTTTTCGTTAAAGGCTATCCTACTATGGCTGTAGAGAGAGAGTTTCTTAATGCGAAGGCAATCAATCTTATGAATTTTGCAAAACCAAAGGCATACGAAATGATTTATTATGAAGAGCAAACCGGCATTATATATGACAGAGTGGAGGGTGAAACCCTGCTGGATTGGGTATTGAAAACCGGTGACCTCCAGGGATGTGCAGTATACATGGCTAGTCTACATAAGTCAATCGTTCTGAACAAAGTTAACCATGTACCGGATAGTAAGGAATTTTTGAAATCTAATATATTAAACGCGTCATCGCTTAACAAAGAGGAACAGGAAAGAGTATTAGATATTTTGAGTAGATTAAAAGAAGGAGATACACTTTGCCATGGTGATTTTTATCCCGGCAATATATTACTATTAAATGGGCAAACCACTGTAATAGACTTTATGAATGTGTGCCGTGGAGATTTTTTATATGATGTTGCAAGAACTGTTTATTTAGTGCAATACACACCGGTTCCAGCAGATGCAGATGATAAAGAAACGCTGCTGCAACTTAAAAAAACACTGGCCGACTTATATCTTATCGAAATGAGCGTTACCCGAGAGATGATACAAGATTACATTACTGTAATTGCTGCCGCTAGAAAAGGGGAATGTCCTAATGAGTTCAATTGA
- a CDS encoding DUF998 domain-containing protein, translating to MNFAFISHGVLFVLAYSMIRSLLSANKHRIGMTLAVVHGLGILLVGLFHGYEYSGAAYHALGAVMAIIGCNLVLIVTGALARKNFSPDWLTAYSMLFGNIGIISAFLTLFYNFDYPAVVERIPITQQAAQINFFR from the coding sequence ATGAATTTCGCATTTATTTCCCACGGGGTTTTGTTCGTTTTGGCGTATAGTATGATCAGGTCTTTACTGTCGGCGAACAAACACCGAATAGGGATGACTTTAGCAGTTGTTCATGGTTTGGGAATTTTGTTAGTGGGTCTTTTCCATGGATATGAATACTCAGGGGCAGCCTATCATGCACTAGGTGCTGTAATGGCAATAATCGGCTGTAATCTGGTCTTGATTGTGACAGGGGCATTAGCCCGAAAGAACTTTTCGCCGGATTGGCTTACTGCCTACAGCATGCTCTTTGGAAATATCGGGATAATAAGCGCCTTCTTAACGCTGTTTTACAATTTTGATTATCCGGCAGTAGTTGAACGAATCCCGATTACTCAGCAGGCTGCGCAAATAAATTTTTTCCGGTAA
- a CDS encoding MerR family transcriptional regulator, translating to MKIQELADKMGLTIHTIRYYEKEGLLDDRHVRRESNNYRNYSEEALERLKLIKKFQSIGCSLAELKEVLRDHDANTQTNRQIIDWIRNKKKEIESKKEEYDQMLGTLNKMLEYRTLLMDDPNQAQEMLKSWHADSSKTP from the coding sequence ATGAAAATTCAGGAATTGGCGGACAAGATGGGATTAACGATCCATACGATCCGTTATTACGAAAAGGAAGGTTTGCTGGATGATCGGCATGTCCGGCGGGAAAGCAACAATTATCGTAACTATTCGGAAGAGGCTCTCGAGCGGTTAAAGCTCATTAAGAAGTTCCAGTCTATCGGCTGTTCGCTTGCTGAACTGAAGGAAGTTTTAAGGGATCACGATGCCAACACCCAAACGAACCGTCAGATTATCGATTGGATTCGCAACAAGAAGAAGGAGATCGAGAGCAAAAAGGAAGAGTACGACCAAATGCTGGGCACCCTTAACAAGATGCTGGAATATCGGACTTTGCTTATGGACGATCCCAATCAAGCACAAGAGATGCTAAAGTCTTGGCATGCCGACTCATCCAAAACACCTTGA
- a CDS encoding SDR family oxidoreductase codes for MKVFVTGATGYVGSAVVRELIGAGHTVSGLCRSEEKAAGLKAAGAEAVYGTLDDLDTLGRAAAAADGVIHLAFTNDFSNFEGALDLDLRAVEVMGAALEGSGKPFITTAHANGHTVDQAVLAKAEQGVRASIVSLAPSVHGEGDKGFVPMMISIARAKGFAAYIGDGMNRWPAVHRLDAAVLYRLALESAPAGSRLLGAGDEGIPFHEIAAVIGRQLKVPTVGITPEEAAAHFGFLGTIAAFDITSLYNAKQASLETRELLGWKPMQSGLIADLEEGHYFA; via the coding sequence ATGAAGGTTTTTGTAACAGGAGCAACAGGGTACGTCGGGTCTGCTGTCGTCCGGGAATTGATCGGCGCGGGACATACCGTATCGGGTCTCTGCCGTTCAGAAGAGAAAGCCGCGGGACTAAAGGCTGCGGGAGCCGAAGCCGTGTACGGTACGCTGGACGATCTCGATACGCTGGGTAGAGCCGCCGCGGCTGCGGATGGCGTGATTCATTTGGCGTTCACCAACGATTTTTCCAACTTTGAAGGTGCGCTGGATCTAGATTTGCGGGCTGTTGAAGTCATGGGAGCAGCGCTGGAAGGCTCCGGGAAGCCGTTTATTACGACGGCTCACGCAAATGGACATACCGTGGATCAAGCAGTGCTTGCAAAGGCAGAGCAGGGCGTTAGGGCATCAATCGTCTCGCTTGCGCCGTCCGTGCACGGCGAAGGCGATAAGGGCTTTGTGCCTATGATGATCAGCATCGCCCGGGCGAAGGGCTTCGCAGCCTACATCGGCGACGGAATGAATCGCTGGCCGGCAGTTCACCGTCTGGATGCGGCGGTTCTGTACCGTTTGGCGCTGGAATCCGCCCCGGCGGGCTCGAGGCTGCTAGGCGCCGGCGATGAAGGCATTCCGTTCCATGAGATCGCTGCGGTCATTGGGCGTCAATTGAAAGTACCAACGGTCGGCATCACGCCTGAAGAAGCGGCCGCCCATTTCGGCTTTCTTGGCACCATAGCGGCATTTGATATCACAAGTTTGTACAACGCTAAGCAAGCGAGTCTGGAAACACGGGAGCTTCTGGGCTGGAAACCGATGCAGTCCGGGCTGATCGCCGATCTCGAAGAAGGGCATTATTTTGCATAA
- a CDS encoding AraC family transcriptional regulator has protein sequence MDRHTPMDGVHSMAIPELYFRRQSHQSGPVYSNSHPSVYIIVQGAKTVELAEERYHVDPGSYLVSPVHLPVIGQITKASQSHPYLSLQLTLHPEILLDVSKTSSPPKKVTSERGILLNPSTPELLKAVLRLVELLETPSDIEVLAPLIIKEIFYRVLQGENGELLRQFAIIGSYSHCISKAIEWINHHYAEPLIIEDLAKTVKMSPRTLHRHFKKVTAMSPIQYQKTIRLQTARRLLLTENLDAANAGFHVGYESPSQFNREYARLFGRPPIRDINDLRNFS, from the coding sequence ATGGATCGTCATACACCGATGGATGGCGTACACAGCATGGCAATTCCTGAACTTTATTTCAGGCGTCAATCTCATCAGTCAGGGCCAGTGTACAGCAACAGCCATCCTTCCGTATACATCATTGTCCAAGGAGCAAAAACAGTTGAATTAGCCGAGGAAAGATATCATGTTGATCCAGGGAGCTATTTGGTCTCTCCGGTTCATCTGCCTGTTATCGGACAAATTACCAAAGCATCGCAAAGCCATCCGTACTTAAGTTTGCAGTTGACCTTGCATCCGGAAATCCTTCTCGATGTATCCAAAACATCCAGTCCTCCGAAGAAGGTAACGAGTGAACGAGGAATCCTGCTAAATCCGTCTACCCCTGAATTGCTCAAAGCAGTTTTGCGCCTTGTAGAACTTCTGGAGACTCCCTCTGATATTGAGGTGCTGGCTCCCTTGATTATTAAGGAGATATTTTATAGGGTCCTTCAAGGCGAAAATGGAGAACTGCTGAGGCAATTTGCCATAATCGGAAGCTATTCCCACTGTATTTCGAAAGCTATTGAATGGATCAACCATCATTATGCCGAGCCTTTGATCATTGAAGATTTGGCTAAGACGGTTAAGATGAGTCCGCGGACCTTGCATAGACATTTCAAGAAAGTGACGGCCATGAGTCCGATTCAATATCAAAAGACGATTCGCTTGCAAACAGCAAGACGACTGCTGCTCACGGAAAATCTGGATGCGGCTAACGCCGGATTTCATGTTGGGTATGAAAGTCCTTCGCAATTTAATCGTGAATACGCCCGCTTATTTGGACGTCCCCCGATAAGAGACATTAATGATCTGCGTAATTTTTCCTAA
- a CDS encoding SDR family oxidoreductase, with translation MPGIKDKVIVITGASGGIGEATAMLLAEKGAQVVLGARRLDQLEAIANRIEKSGGKAAYLVTDVKRSEDLSNLVQLAHEKFGKLDVLINNAGFMPMSPFDDLRVKDWEEMIDINIKGVLYGIAAALPTFRNQGSGHFINIASTAAYRILPNMSVYAGTKLAVRAISEGLRQEAGHKLRVTIVSPGFTNTLGSTHSDALEAIKDLEMKAKLEAYQNIGLSPSSIAKAIAFAIEQPNDVDVSEIVVRPTAQG, from the coding sequence ATGCCCGGAATAAAAGATAAAGTAATCGTAATTACAGGGGCAAGTGGCGGGATCGGTGAAGCAACTGCAATGCTGCTTGCCGAGAAAGGGGCTCAAGTTGTCCTTGGCGCGCGCCGATTGGATCAGCTTGAAGCTATTGCTAACCGCATTGAGAAGTCTGGCGGTAAGGCAGCTTATCTAGTTACAGACGTGAAGCGTTCCGAAGACCTTTCGAACCTTGTCCAATTGGCACACGAGAAATTTGGTAAGCTTGATGTTCTTATCAACAATGCAGGATTTATGCCCATGTCTCCCTTTGACGATCTGCGGGTTAAGGACTGGGAAGAGATGATCGACATCAACATTAAAGGAGTTCTATATGGGATAGCAGCGGCACTACCCACCTTTCGGAATCAGGGCTCAGGACATTTTATTAACATTGCTTCCACAGCAGCCTATCGTATTCTGCCTAATATGTCGGTTTATGCAGGGACAAAGCTTGCCGTTCGTGCGATTTCAGAGGGTCTGCGTCAAGAAGCCGGCCATAAACTTCGCGTAACGATTGTTTCACCCGGGTTCACAAACACGCTTGGATCCACACATTCGGATGCCCTGGAAGCCATAAAGGACCTAGAGATGAAAGCCAAACTCGAAGCTTATCAGAACATTGGGTTATCTCCCAGCTCTATCGCTAAAGCCATTGCGTTCGCAATTGAGCAGCCCAATGACGTGGATGTCAGTGAAATAGTGGTTCGCCCCACAGCGCAAGGATAA
- a CDS encoding MerR family transcriptional regulator produces the protein MKIHVLAQKTGLNPPTIRYYEKEGLLDRRHVERRDNNYREYTEEAVEHLLLIKRFQAAGFTIREIKVILKEEDGNKLELSRAVEFLQKKMKEMDRRKRELEQSQSLLARMLNNKLALLAKKGTEDGNSSK, from the coding sequence ATGAAAATTCATGTGCTGGCACAGAAGACCGGGTTAAATCCGCCGACCATTCGTTATTACGAGAAGGAAGGATTGCTGGATAGACGCCACGTTGAGCGCAGGGACAATAATTATCGTGAATATACCGAGGAAGCGGTCGAACACCTTTTACTAATCAAAAGGTTTCAGGCTGCGGGTTTTACGATAAGGGAAATCAAAGTTATTTTGAAGGAAGAAGACGGGAACAAACTTGAGCTCTCCCGGGCCGTTGAATTTTTGCAGAAGAAGATGAAGGAAATGGACCGTAGAAAAAGAGAACTAGAACAATCGCAGTCTCTTCTTGCCCGGATGCTAAACAACAAATTGGCGCTGCTGGCGAAGAAGGGAACCGAAGATGGGAACAGCAGTAAATAA
- a CDS encoding patatin-like phospholipase family protein, with protein sequence MNAQKRNSPTRAVVLGGGGVTGIAWEVGVLAGLLESGVDLHRADVIIGTSAGAFVGAALASGYDMNKLFTAQSETNSAEIPVAASKELMQAWYRAFATGGSDPRKVGAEFGLIAKNNTSPVSPEQRRAVVESRLVTRIWPANLKVTAIDADTGQLHTFDHQSGVSLLDAVSASGAVPGIWPLVSIGDRFWTDGGMVSTTNSRLAEGYERIVILSPMPNGYGSIPGAAEDAVRLRTSADVYLITPDERSVVAIGPNPYDAARRSITAITGREQGCSIAEAVLTIW encoded by the coding sequence ATGAACGCTCAGAAAAGGAATTCACCGACCAGAGCTGTAGTTTTGGGGGGCGGTGGCGTGACAGGGATCGCATGGGAGGTTGGCGTCTTAGCGGGACTGCTCGAATCCGGAGTAGACCTCCATCGAGCTGACGTGATCATCGGCACGTCCGCCGGTGCATTTGTCGGAGCAGCCCTGGCCAGTGGGTACGACATGAATAAACTATTTACCGCCCAGTCGGAGACGAACTCGGCCGAGATACCGGTCGCAGCGTCTAAAGAATTGATGCAAGCGTGGTATCGCGCATTTGCCACGGGAGGAAGCGATCCGCGAAAAGTCGGTGCAGAATTTGGCCTTATCGCCAAAAATAATACCTCCCCCGTATCGCCTGAACAGCGGCGCGCCGTGGTCGAGAGTCGCCTTGTGACCAGAATATGGCCGGCGAATCTTAAAGTGACCGCCATCGATGCCGATACCGGGCAACTTCATACTTTCGATCATCAATCGGGAGTTTCTTTGCTCGATGCCGTGTCGGCCAGCGGAGCCGTTCCGGGAATTTGGCCGCTTGTTTCGATCGGTGACCGCTTCTGGACCGACGGAGGGATGGTGTCCACGACCAATTCAAGGCTGGCTGAAGGCTACGAACGGATCGTGATTCTCTCCCCGATGCCCAATGGTTATGGCTCCATCCCGGGAGCAGCGGAAGATGCGGTAAGACTGCGTACAAGCGCGGACGTTTATCTCATAACTCCCGATGAGCGCAGCGTTGTGGCCATCGGCCCAAATCCATACGACGCGGCCCGCCGCAGCATAACAGCGATCACCGGGCGGGAGCAGGGATGCTCTATCGCTGAAGCTGTTCTGACTATATGGTAA